One Phoenix dactylifera cultivar Barhee BC4 unplaced genomic scaffold, palm_55x_up_171113_PBpolish2nd_filt_p 000843F, whole genome shotgun sequence DNA segment encodes these proteins:
- the LOC120107368 gene encoding uncharacterized protein LOC120107368 isoform X1 has product MGEERRTLVLVNLAGIMERADEALLPAVYKEVGAALHASPTGLGSLTLLRSIVQAACYPLATYMAVRYNRTHVIALGAFLWAAATFLVALSNTFLQVAISRALNGIGLALVVPAIQSLVADSTDNSTRGIAFGWLQLTGNIGSIMGNFFALLLASTSIMGIAGWRIAFHLVAAISVVVGILVRLFAVDPHFSSNVISSDDLISRKSVWAEVKDLIKEAKAVMRIPSFQIIVAQGVTGSFPWSALSFAPLWLELIGFSHKGTGLLMTLFSVATSLGGLFGGKMGDFLARHFPDSGRIVLSQISSASFIPLAAVLLLVLPDDPSTGLAHAIVLFIMGLSVSWNAPATNNPIFAEIVPERSRTSIYALDRSFESVLASFAPPVVGLLAEHVYGYKPVSDGSGEGTAVETDRENATSLAKALYIAMAIPMSLCCSIYSFLYCTYPRDRERARMESLIASELQHIELENPPRAGDYSEIRLSEPYLYKNKPIAIDMVYGEENFETGEDDGRKLLSDEVVLSDARG; this is encoded by the exons CGAGGCGCTCCTGCCGGCAGTCTACAAGGAGGTCGGGGCGGCGCTTCACGCCTCCCCGACGGGGCTGGGTTCCCTCACCCTCCTCCGGTCCATCGTCCAGGCCGCTTGCTACCCCCTCGCCACCTACATGGCCGTCCGCTACAACCGGACCCACGTCATAGCTCTCGGCGCCTTCCTCTGGGCCGCTGCCACCTTCCTCGTCGCCCTCTCCAACACTTTTCTCCAG GTAGCAATCTCAAGAGCCTTGAATGGTATTGGACTAGCCCTGGTGGTACCAGCCATCCAGTCCCTTGTAGCTGACTCTACTGATAACAGCACTCGTGGTATTGCTTTCGGATGGCTACAACTCACTGGTAATATTGGTTCCATCATGGGCAACTTCTTCGCTCTCCTGCTAGCATCGACGTCGATCATGGGAATTGCTGGTTGGAGAATTGCTTTCCATCTAGTCGCTGCAATTAGTGTAGTTGTAGGAATCTTGGTCCGGCTATTTGCCGTAGACCCGCATTTCTCCTCCAATGTTATCTCCAGCGATGACCTTATTTCGCGCAAGTCTGTGTGGGCAGAAGTGAAGGACCTCATCAAAGAAGCCAAAGCTGTTATGAGAATCCCATCATTTCAGATTATAGTGGCTCAGGGTGTCACTGGATCATTCCCATGGTCAGCGCTGTCGTTCGCACCCTTGTGGCTGGAGCTCATTGGATTCTCGCATAAAGGAACTGGATTACTCATGACATTGTTCTCGGTCGCAACGTCCCTTGGAGGACTGTTTGGAGGAAAGATGGGGGATTTTCTCGCCAGACACTTTCCAGACTCCGGTAGGATAGTTCTATCGCAGATAAGCTCTGCCTCTTTCATTCCACTTGCAGCTGTGCTGTTGTTGGTCTTACCTGATGACCCTTCCACGGGACTTGCCCATGCCATTGTCTTGTTCATCATGGGATTGAGCGTCTCTTGGAATGCTCCTGCTACAAACAA TCCTATATTTGCAGAGATTGTCCCTGAGAGATCAAGAACCAGTATCTATGCTTTGGATAGATCTTTTGAGTCCGTACTTGCTTCATTTGCTCCTCCAGTTGTTGGCTTGTTAGCTGAGCACGTTTATGGCTACAAACCAGTTTCCGATGGATCAGGTGAGGGTACTGCTGTCGAGACAGACAGAGAGAATGCTACTTCCCTTGCCAAAGCACTTTACATTGCAATGGCGATTCCAATGTCGCTTTGTTGCTCCATCTACTCCTTTCTATACTGCACCTATCCTAGAGACAGGGAGAGGGCACGAATGGAATCTCTGATAGCATCAGAATTGCAGCATATAGAGTTGGAAAATCCTCCGAGAGCAGGAGATTATTCTGAGATCCGACTTTCTGAACCATATTTGTATAAAAACAAACCGATCGCGATTGATATGGTTTATGGAGAGGAAAATTTTGAGACTGGCGAGGATGATGGGAGGAAATTGCTATCTGATGAGGTGGTGTTATCGGATGCAAGGGGTTAG
- the LOC120107368 gene encoding tetracycline resistance protein, class B-like isoform X2 has protein sequence MGEERRTLVLVNLAGIMERADEALLPAVYKEVGAALHASPTGLGSLTLLRSIVQAACYPLATYMAVRYNRTHVIALGAFLWAAATFLVALSNTFLQVAISRALNGIGLALVVPAIQSLVADSTDNSTRGIAFGWLQLTGNIGSIMGNFFALLLASTSIMGIAGWRIAFHLVAAISVVVGILVRLFAVDPHFSSNVISSDDLISRKSVWAEVKDLIKEAKAVMRIPSFQIIVAQGVTGSFPWSALSFAPLWLELIGFSHKGTGLLMTLFSVATSLGGLFGGKMGDFLARHFPDSGRIVLSQISSASFIPLAAVLLLVLPDDPSTGLAHAIVLFIMGLSVSWNAPATNKDCP, from the exons CGAGGCGCTCCTGCCGGCAGTCTACAAGGAGGTCGGGGCGGCGCTTCACGCCTCCCCGACGGGGCTGGGTTCCCTCACCCTCCTCCGGTCCATCGTCCAGGCCGCTTGCTACCCCCTCGCCACCTACATGGCCGTCCGCTACAACCGGACCCACGTCATAGCTCTCGGCGCCTTCCTCTGGGCCGCTGCCACCTTCCTCGTCGCCCTCTCCAACACTTTTCTCCAG GTAGCAATCTCAAGAGCCTTGAATGGTATTGGACTAGCCCTGGTGGTACCAGCCATCCAGTCCCTTGTAGCTGACTCTACTGATAACAGCACTCGTGGTATTGCTTTCGGATGGCTACAACTCACTGGTAATATTGGTTCCATCATGGGCAACTTCTTCGCTCTCCTGCTAGCATCGACGTCGATCATGGGAATTGCTGGTTGGAGAATTGCTTTCCATCTAGTCGCTGCAATTAGTGTAGTTGTAGGAATCTTGGTCCGGCTATTTGCCGTAGACCCGCATTTCTCCTCCAATGTTATCTCCAGCGATGACCTTATTTCGCGCAAGTCTGTGTGGGCAGAAGTGAAGGACCTCATCAAAGAAGCCAAAGCTGTTATGAGAATCCCATCATTTCAGATTATAGTGGCTCAGGGTGTCACTGGATCATTCCCATGGTCAGCGCTGTCGTTCGCACCCTTGTGGCTGGAGCTCATTGGATTCTCGCATAAAGGAACTGGATTACTCATGACATTGTTCTCGGTCGCAACGTCCCTTGGAGGACTGTTTGGAGGAAAGATGGGGGATTTTCTCGCCAGACACTTTCCAGACTCCGGTAGGATAGTTCTATCGCAGATAAGCTCTGCCTCTTTCATTCCACTTGCAGCTGTGCTGTTGTTGGTCTTACCTGATGACCCTTCCACGGGACTTGCCCATGCCATTGTCTTGTTCATCATGGGATTGAGCGTCTCTTGGAATGCTCCTGCTACAAACAA AGATTGTCCCTGA